Part of the Erwinia amylovora genome is shown below.
TTCCGGGCTGTAAATATTGACGCTGGCGCTGCCATCTTCATCAATCAGGATGCGTTCGCCATCCTCTATCGACTCGGCTATCGCGCGCCTGCTCATCACCTGTAGTAAGGATTCGGGGCTGGAAAACAGGGTGAGAAAAAAACGAAACATAGCCACTCCTCGATAGCTTTTAGCCAAGCCTGGCAGCAAAAAGTCATTCCTGCTACCCGAAGAGGGCCAGGGCGAAGCCTGACGTGAATTTCATTACAGAGAAATATCTTATTTTGAGGCGGTAAATCAGGTGATTTATTGGTGATGGGTTAAAGTGAAATGAGAAAATTCATTTAATAAACAAGCCGATGAAACCGCTCTTTACCAGCAGAATCGGCTTTGCTGATATAAGGCGAAATCCTGTTTACCCGCCTCAGGCAGAATGGTAATTTCATAACAATAATTTTATGAGGAAATCTTGAAATGAAACAGCTGGTTATCGATATCCTGATGAAGCTTGCCAGAATGGATGTGGACACCAAAGAGCTGACGGCTCAGGTTGAAGCGCAATCACTGGTGCTGGCTGCGCTGCTGCTTACCGTGGGTAAAGACGGGGCACCTTCAATCGCTGAAAACATCCAGAATGCCATCCTCGCCGTATCACGCGGGGGCGAGGATTTTCTGCAAACCGACGTGGATTTATTGCTTACCCATGTGAATCGTTTGCTGGCGGTTACGCGATATGTCGATGAAGCCGCGCCAGCTGAAGATGCCTAAGGAGGGGAGGAATCGACCGGGCGATAAACCTCACCACACAGCAGAACTGCCTTGGGGCGGCGCTGATGAATGCGTTCTGCCATCTGCTCACAGGCGTGCCGGGTAGGATAAATATGTTCCGATACGGGAAGCGCGTCGCAGGCATCATTTCCACAGGCGCTGACAAGTAGTACGAAGCCAATTAACATCGCTTACTCCTTTGGCAGAACGGTGTCTGTTTCAGTATAGGCGACAAGCCGGATGACAAGATGTTCTGCTTCACACCATTCGACGCGACCGGCCGGCAGCCGCTCAACGTCGGGCAGCAAAGCGTCAGGTGCTGAACTGGATTTTTTTAGGATTAATCTTGGTTTTTACTGCTGACAGGCAGATTTACCGAACTTGTCAAGCGACTGGTGGCCTGATGAAGTACGACGTACTCATCGGGAGATAATATTTTGCTGTCTACACTGTCCTGGTTGAAAAACAAAGCCAGCTACCTTCAGGAATTTATCGCCGATCCACGCAATACCGGGACTGTCGCCCCTTCATCGCGTGCATTGTGTGAAACCATGACGGATGCGGTGGATTGGCAGCACTGTCTGCGCGTTGCCGAATTAGGGGCCGGGGAGGGGGTGTTAACCCGCCATTTGTTGGCGCGTATGCGTGCAGATGCCCGTTTATTGACTTTCGAGACCAATCCACGCTTTTATCCCGGCCTTAACGCCATGCAGGATCGGGATGCGCGCTTGCAGGTGGTGCCTGAGTCAGCGGAAAATCTTGCTGGACAGTTCGATGCTATTTTTTCCTGCTTACCGTTGTTGACCTTGCCGCACGCTTTACGCCATCGTATTTTGCAGCGTGCTGCCGACAGGCTTCACACCAATGGGGTATTTGTCCAGTTCCAGTACACTGCAATGTGCGAGAAGCTGCTTTCCACTTACTTTGCCTGGAACCGAACGCGCGTGTTGGCAAACCTGCCCCCCGCGTGGGTTTATCGCGGGCACTCGCTGACGCAGTTAAGCAGGGTCAACCCTGCTCGTTAATAAGCTGTTACTTACTCCATGTGGCAAGCTGCGCAGGTTTGCTATGCTTAACCTTTGAGCAAAGAGGAGGGGAAAATGGGTAGTCTGACAGAAGAACCGATTTCGAGTGAGGAAGAAGTGTGCACTATAATCGGCAAGGCGGTGGTTGATCTCAGTATTACCGGGCAGCCAGTAAACAATGACACGCTTGGTTTAAAGCTTCTGGCAATGGCCGATCAGGACCATGATGACGAACGGATTTTACTCTACTGGATTGCGCGCCGTGCGATTAATCAGCCGCACAAGTTTGCCGCAACAACGTTCTGAGCCACAGCCTGTAACTGACGTGTTTGCTAGCGCGAGCCGAGGGCCGTTCAGAATGCTTCTGAACGGCCATTGCAGTCATACCACTCGTTTAAGCCCCGGAACCAACCGTAGCGCCGCTACCAGCAGAGCTGATACCGCATAACTCAACAGCGCCACCGCCGGAATGGTCAGGATGGCGTAGTAGTTGTCAAAATTTACCGGCCACAGCCGCAGTAGTGTTTCCAGTACCAGCATATGAATAAAGAAAATGCCTGTACTCAGTCTGTTTAGCCCGCGAATTGACAAACTCAAACGCCTTGTGAACCGCAATCGCGCATTGAGCAGCATGAAAAAACAGGCCAGCGCGAGCGTGACAATGGTCGGTGCCGAATAGAACAAAAAAATCTCATTAGGCTGGTTGATGCTGATTGATAACGAATAGCACATCACCGCGGTGAGTACCGCACTCAGTATAAATATCACGCTGGCGATGGGGGTTTTAGGTGCCAGCTTATAGCGACGCGCAACGCCACCAATAATATAAAAACCGGACAGATAAACCACCATATCAATATTACTTGGCACGGATTCAGGATGATTTTCCAGCACGCTATCTTTGAAATTATCAAACAGCATATAAACGGAAGCCAGAGCAAACCAGATGGCGATAATATAATGAATTCGCTGCTGGCTACCGTGCTGGATAAAGGTATTCAGCAGCGGAGTGATCAGATACAGCAGGATCAGAGTATAGATAAACCATAAATGTGGGTAGGCAGGAGTACTGAGCGTTTCCAGCACGCTGAAGGGGGTAGTACTACTATTAACCATGTGGTTATATATAAAGTAAACCGCCGTCCAGGCGACAAGCGGTATCAGCAGGTTCAGCACCCGGGTCTTTAACGTACTGAGCAGTGACTCATTTTTATTGAGCGAAATATAGCCGGCAGTCAGTAAGTACAGCGGAAAGGAAATGCGCCCCAGTGCGTCATACATAACTGCTACTGACCAGGCACCATGAAAGGTATTGAACGGCACCGCAGCAGTATGTAGCAGGATCACCAGATAGGTGGCAATTGGCATTAACAGTTTAATATTGAGGGTTTTCAACAACGAATTCCTTTGCCAGAGGGCAGCACTGCGAGGCGTCTGCAGGCGATCAATTCCTGTAAAGTAACATATCTCTGCGCCAATCAGATGCCTTACCGTCAAATATTCGTATCGGAAATACCGGAATCATGATCGACGGTGATTTCCGCTGCGCATAATTGGCCAGCGTCGACCACGCGATATTGTGCAGAACCCTGCCAGACATATATGCAGGCGCGGCCTGCATCGCCACCATCCTGTTCCTGTGACAAAGGAATGGAGACCATCTCTGCCCTTAAAGATGGTGAGAAGCCGAACACGCCCAACAACAGCGCGCTGAGCATCAGAGCGTCGTACGAGTGAGAAAGCCTTTTGATTAACGACATATCGTGCACTCCATTATCCTTGCGATCAAAGTTGATGATAACGATGTTTAATGTGCTGGTAAAAGAAGAGTCCACCGGACCGTGCGGCGATCAAAAAGTGCCGGGCAGCCTGAGGAACACCGCTTAAGGGTAAAGTGCCATGGCACAGGGTTCCCACCTCCGAAAGATGCTTTTCAACATCATATCCGACACCAGGAATAGCGGATAATGCCACAGGCTGTTGCTTCATACACTTCTTCTTTTTTATTTGAAATGCAATCTAAAAAAATAACGTAAGGACGCTGTTTTTTCCTTGTCAAAAAACAATTAATTTGCGGTACAGCACAAAATGAAACAACAAAGGGAGGCGGGTGGAGGGAGGGGATTCCTCAAAAAAATTGCCTCGGGAAGTGGGAAATCCGGCAACACTTCCTGAGGCCATGCAACTGCATAATTCGTTACGGCAGTGACTTTATCCGCTGCGATAAAACTGTACAAGTTTATTTTTTTGTACAGGTTTAACCGGGCGCTTATCACCTGTAAAAAATGTGACTTCAGCCGGGCAAACTTGTTAAAGTGCGGGTTTAACGGTTAACGGAACAAGATATGCCAAACGAAATTGCACACCCTTCTACCAGCCCGAAACAGGCCGCCCTGCAACTGGTTATTGAGCTGGTTCGCGCGGGTAAACTTAGCCCTTTGCAGGGGGATGCTGCCAATATGATCTCCATCTATGAGCAGTTTAAAACCCATTTTGAGAGTGAAAAGCATAAACAGGCCTCTGAGTCGGCGATTTCCTGACCCGGCGACCATCATGGTCAGCTGCAAGCCTGGCGCGCAGCTGACCGGCGCTAATTTTTAAATTCCCTGTTGAAGTCCGGCAGGCTAATCCCGATGCCTTCATATGAGAGAAAAATCCGTGCCGGGCTTAATTCCCGCCTGTGCCAGAATCGCTTACACTTTGGCGAGGCCGTAATGAAAAGTCGGCAACAAGACCGCAGACGACATCGGCATTCCTCTGTTCCGCCACCAGCGGCTGCTGTAGCACACAGTGGCTAATTTTTCAGGGCGGCACTGTCGGGCTGAATGCCTGCTTAAAGTAGCAAAGTACTGCCCAATTATAACGGGGGGAGTATTGGCCTGATAAGTCCTGAACCACGAGCGTTATCAGGACGACAGGGGGAGGTGGCGAAAGCAGAAATGCCGGATTTAACGTATGTTAGCGCCGGGTCCGCCTCGGGTTGACAGGCTGGCGTAAGAGCCACTGGGGCAGCCTGATTTAACGGGGAACCCGCTGTTTAAGCGCCATCCCTGTTAGCATGACGTTAACCGACCAGTCTTCCCCGTTCCATATACACTGCGCGTTCGCACATATGGTCGATGACATCAGGATCGTGGCTGACCAGCACCATCGTCAGATTATCCTGTTGCTTCAGCCGGGTAAGCAAATTAAGGATTTCTGCCTGCACTGACATGTCCAGCGCGGAAGTCGGCTCATCCAGCAACAGAATTTTCGGCTCCAGCAGCAAAGCGCGCACAATCGCCACGCGCTGGCGCTGGCCGCCGGAGAGCTGATGCGGATAGCGATCCGCCAGCGCCGGATCCAACCCGACATGGTGGAAACCCCGATCGATCCGATCATTGATCCGCTCGCTGCCGATCAATTTCAGCGGTTCAGCAAGGGTGCGGCGCAGACGGTGACGCGGGTGCAGTGAAGCATACGGATCCTGAAACACCATCTGTACATCGCGCCGTAGCTGCCCGGCAAAAGGCCGGCCCGCTACAGGCTGATGCCCGGCCAGCCGCATGCCGCCACGCCAGTGCGCATTCAGACCGGCCATCACCCACAGCAGTGACGATTTGCCGCAGCCGGAGGGGCCGACCAGGCCAAAGCACTCGCCGGGGCTGACCGATAGCGACACATCATGCACCACGCTGCGCAGCTCGTAGCCCTGCTTGTGGGCAACGCTTAATTGGCTTAACTCAATCATCGCGGTCTCCCTGTAGCAGCGCGGCGCGATCCAGCACCGGCAGCAGCTTGCCGTGGGTCGCTTTTCCCGGGCGGCACGACCACAGCGTGCGCGTATAAGGATGGGTGGCGCGGGGTAATTCCGCTGCGGGCAGTCGGTCCAGCACTTCGCCCTGATACATCACCATTACCCGTTCACAGTGCTCGGAAACCTGTTGCAGATCGTGACTGATCAGCAGCAGCCCCATATTGCGCTGATCCACCAAACGTCGGATCAGCCCCAGCACCTGGTCGCGCATCGCGTGGTCCAGCGCGGAAGTCGGTTCATCGGCGATCAGAAAACGCGGTTCGGCGATCAGCGCCATTGCCAGCATTACGCGCTGCCCCATCCCACCTGAAAGCTGGTGGGGATAGCGCTGCATCAGCGTTGCAGGCTGCGGCAACCCGACTGCGTTGAGCATCTCGCACACTTTTTCCTTTATCTCGGCGCGGGAAAAGCGGCCGTGCAGTTTTAACGGCTCGGCGACCTGCCAGCCGATAGTGCGAAGCGGATTGAGGGCGTATTTCGGGTCCTGCATCACCATGCCCAGCTGGTTACCGCGAAGCTGACTCCAGCGGCGCTCACTGAGGAGCAGGGCGTTTTCCCCGGCGATATCAAGCCTGGTGGCCTCTACCTGCAAGGAGGGGGCCAGCAGGCCCATAAGCGCGCGCGCGGTCAGCGATTTGCCTGAGCCGGACTCCCCGACCAGCGCCACACGCTCACGACCGAGGGTAAAGCTGATATTTTTCACCAGCAGCGCCGCGTTGGCCGCACGAATAGTCAGGCCATCTGCCACAATGAGCGCAGAAGAATCAGTTGTCATTTCGGGTGTCCAGTCGGTCACGCAGGCCATCACCTGTCAGATTGAATGCCAGGCTGGCAAACAGGATCGCACCGCCGGGGACGGCCGCGACCCACCATTGATCGAAAATCACCTTGCTGCCTTCGGCGACCATTGAACCCCATTCGGCGGTCGGCGGCTGAATGCCCATGCCGAGGAACCCCAGGCCAGCAGCAGAGAGAATGATCCCGCCGAGGCCGAGCGCAGCGCGCACTACCGCCGTTGGCAGACAAAGCGGCAAAATATGGCCGAACATCAGGCGCAGACCGTGAATACCCTGCATACGGGCGGCGGCAAGATAGTCGCTGCGGCGCAGCGCCAGGGTTTCGGCACGCGCCTGGCGGGCAAAGGGCGGCCAGCTGGTTAGCGCCAGCGCCAGCGCACCATTCATCAGCCCTGGCCCCATCATCGCCACCAGCGCCAGTGCAATCACCAGATTGGGCAGCGACAGGAAAATATCGGTGATGCGCATCAGTACCCGCTCGCTCCAGCCGCCAAGGTAGCCGGCGCTGATGCCGACCAGCATTCCGACCGGAATGGTCAGTACCAGAATTAACGACACCAGCAGCAGCGTGGGCCGTGCGCCGTAAATCACTCTGGACAGTAAGTCGCGGCCAAAGCCGTCCGTTCCCAGCCAGTGGTCGGCAGAAGGAGGCATCAGCCGAACGGCCATCTCCTGCACGTTGGGATCGTTCGGAGCCAGCAGTGGGGCAAACAGGGCGGCAAAAATCAGCAGGCCGATCAGGCTAAGGCCAATCGTCAGCGTGATATTAAGGTGCACGCGTGGCTTAACGCTTTCCGCATTGGGGAGAAATGGCGTCATCGGGTTCTCGGGTCAGTCAGGGAAGTAAGCGCATCCGCCAGCGCGTTAATGGCGATAAAACAGCCGCCAATCAGCAGGGTGGAGCCAAGAATGGCCGGGGTGTCCGATGCGAACAGCGCGGTGGTCATATAGCGGCCTACGCCCGGCCAGGCAAACACCGTTTCAGTCAGCACCGATCCTTCCAGCAGCGTAGCATAGGAAAGCGCCAGCACGGTGATCAGCGTGCCGCGCACGTTAGGGAAAATATGCAGCAGCAGGATACGCCCACGGCTGGCCCCTTTGGCACGGGCCAGAGTGACGTACTCTTTACTGCTCTCTTCCAGCAAGGCGGCGCGCAGCAGCCGGGTGATGGTCGCCA
Proteins encoded:
- the iraP gene encoding anti-adapter protein IraP, which translates into the protein MKQLVIDILMKLARMDVDTKELTAQVEAQSLVLAALLLTVGKDGAPSIAENIQNAILAVSRGGEDFLQTDVDLLLTHVNRLLAVTRYVDEAAPAEDA
- a CDS encoding class I SAM-dependent methyltransferase, with protein sequence MLSTLSWLKNKASYLQEFIADPRNTGTVAPSSRALCETMTDAVDWQHCLRVAELGAGEGVLTRHLLARMRADARLLTFETNPRFYPGLNAMQDRDARLQVVPESAENLAGQFDAIFSCLPLLTLPHALRHRILQRAADRLHTNGVFVQFQYTAMCEKLLSTYFAWNRTRVLANLPPAWVYRGHSLTQLSRVNPAR
- a CDS encoding acyltransferase, with amino-acid sequence MLKTLNIKLLMPIATYLVILLHTAAVPFNTFHGAWSVAVMYDALGRISFPLYLLTAGYISLNKNESLLSTLKTRVLNLLIPLVAWTAVYFIYNHMVNSSTTPFSVLETLSTPAYPHLWFIYTLILLYLITPLLNTFIQHGSQQRIHYIIAIWFALASVYMLFDNFKDSVLENHPESVPSNIDMVVYLSGFYIIGGVARRYKLAPKTPIASVIFILSAVLTAVMCYSLSISINQPNEIFLFYSAPTIVTLALACFFMLLNARLRFTRRLSLSIRGLNRLSTGIFFIHMLVLETLLRLWPVNFDNYYAILTIPAVALLSYAVSALLVAALRLVPGLKRVV
- a CDS encoding KTSC domain-containing protein — translated: MKQQPVALSAIPGVGYDVEKHLSEVGTLCHGTLPLSGVPQAARHFLIAARSGGLFFYQHIKHRYHQL
- a CDS encoding ABC transporter ATP-binding protein, encoding MIELSQLSVAHKQGYELRSVVHDVSLSVSPGECFGLVGPSGCGKSSLLWVMAGLNAHWRGGMRLAGHQPVAGRPFAGQLRRDVQMVFQDPYASLHPRHRLRRTLAEPLKLIGSERINDRIDRGFHHVGLDPALADRYPHQLSGGQRQRVAIVRALLLEPKILLLDEPTSALDMSVQAEILNLLTRLKQQDNLTMVLVSHDPDVIDHMCERAVYMERGRLVG
- a CDS encoding ABC transporter ATP-binding protein, with the translated sequence MTTDSSALIVADGLTIRAANAALLVKNISFTLGRERVALVGESGSGKSLTARALMGLLAPSLQVEATRLDIAGENALLLSERRWSQLRGNQLGMVMQDPKYALNPLRTIGWQVAEPLKLHGRFSRAEIKEKVCEMLNAVGLPQPATLMQRYPHQLSGGMGQRVMLAMALIAEPRFLIADEPTSALDHAMRDQVLGLIRRLVDQRNMGLLLISHDLQQVSEHCERVMVMYQGEVLDRLPAAELPRATHPYTRTLWSCRPGKATHGKLLPVLDRAALLQGDRDD
- a CDS encoding ABC transporter permease; protein product: MTPFLPNAESVKPRVHLNITLTIGLSLIGLLIFAALFAPLLAPNDPNVQEMAVRLMPPSADHWLGTDGFGRDLLSRVIYGARPTLLLVSLILVLTIPVGMLVGISAGYLGGWSERVLMRITDIFLSLPNLVIALALVAMMGPGLMNGALALALTSWPPFARQARAETLALRRSDYLAAARMQGIHGLRLMFGHILPLCLPTAVVRAALGLGGIILSAAGLGFLGMGIQPPTAEWGSMVAEGSKVIFDQWWVAAVPGGAILFASLAFNLTGDGLRDRLDTRNDN